The proteins below come from a single Serratia ficaria genomic window:
- the priB gene encoding primosomal replication protein N, whose product MTANRLVLSGTLCKAPVRKVSPSGIPHCQFVLEHRSQQMEAGFNRQAWCRMPVVVSGHQSQALTQRLTVGSQVTVQGFVSCHQGRNGLNKLVLHAEQIELIDSGD is encoded by the coding sequence GTGACGGCTAATCGTCTGGTTTTGTCGGGCACCCTGTGCAAGGCGCCGGTTCGAAAAGTGAGTCCTTCCGGGATACCGCACTGCCAATTCGTGCTTGAGCACCGTTCGCAGCAGATGGAAGCCGGATTCAACAGGCAAGCATGGTGCCGAATGCCCGTGGTTGTCAGTGGACACCAGTCACAAGCACTAACTCAAAGATTAACGGTCGGCAGTCAGGTTACCGTGCAAGGCTTCGTAAGTTGCCATCAAGGGCGCAACGGGCTGAACAAACTGGTTCTGCATGCCGAGCAGATTGAATTGATAGATTCTGGAGACTAG
- the rpsR gene encoding 30S ribosomal protein S18 — MARYFRRRKFCRFTAEGVQEIDYKDIATLKNYITESGKIVPSRITGTRAKYQRQLARAIKRARYLSLLPYTDRHQ, encoded by the coding sequence ATGGCACGTTATTTCCGTCGTCGCAAGTTCTGCCGTTTCACCGCGGAAGGCGTTCAAGAGATTGACTATAAAGACATCGCTACGCTGAAAAACTACATCACTGAAAGTGGTAAAATTGTACCGAGCCGTATCACCGGTACTCGTGCAAAATATCAGCGCCAGCTGGCCCGTGCTATCAAGCGCGCGCGCTACCTGTCTTTGTTGCCGTACACTGATCGTCATCAGTAA
- the rplI gene encoding 50S ribosomal protein L9 yields the protein MQVILLDKVANLGSLGDQVNVKAGYARNFLVPQGKAVPATKKNVEFFEARRAELEAKLADVLAAAEARATKINELATVTIASKAGDEGKLFGSIGTRDIADAVTAAGVEVAKSEVRLPNGVLRTTGEHEVHFQVHSDVFAQLNVVVVPEA from the coding sequence ATGCAAGTTATTCTGCTTGATAAAGTAGCAAACCTGGGCAGCCTGGGTGATCAAGTTAACGTTAAAGCGGGCTATGCCCGTAACTTCCTGGTACCACAGGGCAAAGCTGTTCCTGCTACCAAGAAAAACGTAGAGTTCTTCGAAGCACGCCGTGCTGAACTGGAAGCCAAACTGGCTGACGTTCTGGCTGCCGCTGAAGCTCGCGCAACCAAGATCAACGAACTGGCAACGGTCACCATCGCGTCTAAAGCAGGCGACGAAGGTAAACTGTTCGGCTCTATCGGCACCCGCGACATCGCTGACGCAGTTACTGCGGCAGGCGTTGAAGTTGCCAAGAGCGAAGTTCGTCTGCCGAACGGCGTTCTGCGTACCACCGGTGAGCACGAAGTGCACTTCCAGGTACACAGCGACGTGTTCGCACAGCTGAATGTAGTTGTGGTTCCAGAAGCGTAA
- a CDS encoding DUF488 domain-containing protein: protein MATIILQRVYDFSAPAPEHCYLIDRLWPRGVSKERLKGVQWLKAVAPDTELRQWFHQHSDQWEAFERRYRRQLAENDAWRPLAALLRQGQSLTLLYGSKDTEHNQGVVLRDFLLAQI, encoded by the coding sequence ATGGCGACGATTATCTTGCAGCGGGTCTACGATTTCAGCGCGCCGGCGCCGGAACACTGCTACCTGATTGACCGGCTGTGGCCGCGCGGCGTCAGCAAGGAAAGGCTGAAGGGCGTGCAGTGGCTGAAAGCGGTGGCGCCGGATACCGAGTTGCGCCAGTGGTTTCATCAGCATTCCGACCAGTGGGAAGCGTTTGAACGGCGCTACCGGCGGCAGCTGGCGGAGAACGACGCCTGGCGGCCGCTGGCGGCGCTGTTGCGGCAGGGCCAATCGCTGACCCTGCTGTATGGCAGTAAAGACACCGAGCACAATCAGGGCGTGGTGCTGCGCGATTTTCTGCTGGCGCAGATTTAA